From the genome of Psychroserpens ponticola, one region includes:
- a CDS encoding potassium channel family protein, with product MNPVIKFFRTKIYTAVFLLSLLLAIGVIGFKVMSNYSWVDSIYMTVITITTVGFGEVQPLDDNAKIFTIFLILASVIILGYAITVITEYILSKNDLEEIKQKEMQKKIDSLKNHIIICGFGRNGKQAARKLTAYNKPFVIIEKDKEVIEKHEEDELPFIFGNANEDDTLIEAGVDRASTLISALPNDADNLFVVLSARQINKSMNIISRASQETSYKKLKLAGANNVILPDRIGGDHMASLVVVPDLVEFIDNLGIVGERNINIEEVVVEKLYNTGEVKTIKDLDLRRKTGCTVIGFKNGKGEYLVNPEADTKLISGSKIIVLGRHEQIQRLNSLYDIK from the coding sequence ATGAATCCAGTAATTAAATTTTTTAGAACCAAGATTTACACAGCAGTATTTTTATTGTCGTTGCTTTTGGCTATTGGTGTTATTGGATTCAAAGTTATGTCTAATTATTCTTGGGTCGATTCCATTTATATGACGGTTATAACTATAACTACTGTAGGTTTTGGTGAAGTGCAGCCATTAGATGATAATGCTAAAATATTTACCATTTTTTTAATTTTAGCGAGTGTCATAATCTTGGGTTATGCCATTACTGTGATAACCGAGTATATATTAAGCAAAAATGATTTAGAAGAAATAAAACAAAAGGAAATGCAAAAGAAAATAGATAGCCTTAAAAACCATATTATAATATGTGGTTTTGGTAGAAACGGAAAGCAGGCAGCACGAAAGTTAACTGCTTACAATAAGCCTTTTGTAATTATTGAAAAGGATAAAGAAGTAATTGAAAAACATGAAGAAGATGAACTTCCTTTTATTTTTGGAAACGCTAATGAAGATGACACGTTAATAGAAGCAGGTGTTGATCGAGCTAGTACTTTAATTTCTGCATTACCTAACGATGCCGATAATTTGTTTGTTGTACTTTCTGCAAGACAAATTAATAAAAGTATGAATATCATTAGTAGAGCATCTCAAGAAACATCTTATAAAAAGTTAAAATTGGCAGGAGCTAACAATGTGATTTTACCAGATAGAATTGGAGGTGATCATATGGCGTCTTTAGTTGTAGTTCCAGATTTAGTTGAGTTTATAGATAATTTGGGTATCGTAGGAGAACGTAATATTAATATAGAAGAAGTTGTAGTTGAAAAACTATACAATACAGGTGAAGTTAAGACGATTAAAGATTTAGACCTCAGAAGAAAAACAGGTTGCACTGTTATTGGTTTTAAAAATGGAAAAGGCGAATACCTAGTTAATCCCGAAGCAGATACTAAGTTAATATCTGGTTCTAAAATTATTGTTTTAGGTCGTCATGAGCAGATTCAAAGACTAAATTCTTTATACGATATTAAATAG
- a CDS encoding PspC domain-containing protein — translation MKFFYQMLYYFQKRGYYVCQRIADRLGIRAKVVRTSFMYLTFVTLGFGFALYLFFAFWIRIKDIVYTKRSSVFDL, via the coding sequence ATGAAATTTTTCTACCAAATGCTTTACTACTTTCAAAAACGAGGGTATTACGTTTGTCAACGTATAGCAGATCGTTTAGGAATTAGAGCAAAAGTTGTACGTACTTCATTTATGTATTTAACTTTTGTGACTTTAGGATTTGGCTTTGCCTTATATCTGTTTTTTGCCTTTTGGATAAGAATAAAAGATATCGTTTATACAAAACGCTCTTCCGTATTTGATTTGTAA
- a CDS encoding DUF2851 family protein yields MRENFLHYIWKFQKFDILHLKTIQGESISLVSVGIHNHDSGPDFFNAQLKIGEQLWAGNVEIHIKSSDWFAHHHEQDKAYDNVILHVVYEHDSEVYRKDNSIIPTLELKHYIHKGVLQNYKKLFSNTSKWINCENDFAKTEDFILDHWLERLYIERLERKSKTIEALLEASNNNWEAVLFKMLTKYFGLKVNGDAFFSLANSLDFSIVRKIQSNQLLLEALLFGQAGLLEKTIEDTYYQNLKSEYYFLKQKFQLSNEYVLPLQFFRLRPSNFPTIRLSQLARLYHKQQRLFSKLLVSETLEDFYKLFEVTASPYWNSHYTFQKESKTNPKIVTKAFVNLLLINTIIPLKFSYAKQNGKAVNEQLIQLIRAIDSENNSIIKSFNKLKKISKSALDSQALVQLKTEYCNKHQCLKCAIGNSLLA; encoded by the coding sequence ATGAGAGAAAATTTTCTACATTATATATGGAAATTCCAAAAATTTGATATACTTCATCTTAAAACAATACAAGGTGAATCAATATCATTAGTTTCTGTAGGAATACATAACCATGATTCTGGTCCAGATTTTTTTAATGCTCAACTTAAAATTGGTGAGCAACTTTGGGCAGGAAATGTAGAAATTCATATAAAATCTAGTGATTGGTTTGCACATCATCATGAACAAGATAAAGCTTATGATAATGTTATTTTGCATGTTGTATATGAACATGATTCAGAGGTGTATAGAAAAGATAATTCTATCATTCCAACATTAGAGCTAAAACATTATATCCATAAAGGAGTATTGCAGAATTATAAAAAACTATTTTCAAATACATCGAAATGGATTAATTGTGAAAATGATTTTGCTAAAACTGAAGATTTTATATTAGACCATTGGCTAGAACGTTTATATATTGAACGTTTAGAGCGAAAATCAAAAACAATTGAAGCGTTGCTTGAGGCTTCTAATAATAATTGGGAAGCCGTTTTGTTTAAAATGCTGACAAAATATTTCGGATTGAAAGTTAATGGTGACGCCTTTTTTAGTTTAGCTAATTCTTTAGATTTTTCAATAGTTCGTAAAATACAATCTAATCAACTTTTATTAGAGGCTTTATTGTTTGGTCAAGCAGGATTATTAGAGAAAACGATTGAAGATACCTATTATCAAAATCTAAAAAGTGAATACTACTTTTTAAAACAAAAATTTCAGTTGTCTAACGAATATGTATTGCCTTTGCAGTTTTTTAGGCTTCGTCCATCTAATTTTCCAACCATACGTTTATCTCAATTAGCACGTTTATATCATAAACAGCAACGTTTGTTTTCTAAACTTTTGGTAAGTGAAACTTTAGAGGATTTTTATAAACTTTTTGAAGTAACTGCATCTCCATATTGGAATTCACATTATACGTTTCAAAAAGAATCTAAAACAAATCCTAAAATAGTTACTAAAGCTTTTGTGAACTTGCTATTGATTAATACGATAATTCCTCTTAAATTTAGTTATGCGAAACAAAATGGAAAAGCTGTTAATGAACAACTTATACAACTAATTAGAGCTATAGATTCTGAAAATAATTCAATCATAAAAAGCTTTAATAAGCTAAAGAAAATATCAAAATCGGCTTTAGATTCCCAAGCTTTAGTACAATTAAAAACCGAATATTGTAATAAACACCAATGTCTTAAATGTGCTATTGGAAATTCGCTTTTAGCCTGA
- a CDS encoding YCF48-related protein, whose translation MKLLNVSKCLCILFVSFLSFQSIAQTWQTLNANTFGWRFEDMQFVDTEIGWVVDGGGQILKTTNGGVNWTQQYYNSDRYFRSVEFYNEQIGFAGTLANGNPTATLLKTIDGGITWTNISSNLPVDVPGICGMHMVNENTIFITGVFYGSAYIMKSTDQGDTWIYTNMGNLCNALVDIHFKDENIGYAAGQSAQGTGLRGIIVRTVDGGQTWNTVTLGEDSNERIWKIQELNDSVMYGSVEAHTDILEYYKSIDGGLTWQLNSIPSAGIIGTIQGIGFLNEDIGWVGGFGELFYETLDGGQTWEYKPTTGTSFNRFQRVNDTLMYTSGTNVYKYSDPLLLSIEDFEITKPKGHSISIKDSNIIKDNAVIKLQLINNTYCELSIYNTIGQRLKTLTQGKRNVGDYEIPFNVNSLVKGQYFVVLYTYHGYESIKIVVD comes from the coding sequence ATGAAATTGCTAAACGTTTCAAAATGCTTATGCATTTTATTTGTATCCTTTTTGTCTTTCCAATCTATTGCTCAAACCTGGCAAACACTTAACGCAAATACCTTTGGTTGGCGTTTTGAAGATATGCAGTTTGTTGATACCGAAATTGGTTGGGTTGTAGATGGTGGTGGACAAATTTTAAAGACTACCAATGGAGGTGTAAATTGGACACAACAATATTATAATTCGGATAGATATTTTAGAAGTGTTGAGTTTTATAACGAGCAAATAGGTTTTGCTGGTACACTTGCAAATGGAAACCCAACAGCAACACTTTTAAAAACGATTGATGGAGGAATAACTTGGACAAATATTTCGAGTAACTTACCAGTAGATGTTCCAGGTATTTGCGGTATGCACATGGTTAATGAAAACACTATTTTTATAACAGGTGTTTTTTATGGTTCAGCATATATAATGAAATCTACAGACCAAGGTGATACTTGGATTTATACTAATATGGGGAACTTGTGTAATGCCTTAGTTGATATACATTTTAAAGATGAAAATATTGGATATGCTGCTGGACAAAGTGCTCAAGGCACAGGCTTAAGAGGAATTATTGTTAGAACAGTTGATGGTGGACAAACATGGAACACTGTAACTTTAGGAGAAGATTCTAATGAACGCATATGGAAAATTCAAGAATTAAATGATTCTGTAATGTATGGCTCAGTTGAAGCTCATACAGATATTCTAGAATATTATAAATCTATTGATGGAGGACTAACTTGGCAACTTAATTCGATACCATCAGCTGGAATTATAGGAACTATTCAAGGCATTGGTTTCTTAAATGAAGATATAGGTTGGGTTGGTGGCTTTGGTGAGTTATTTTATGAAACTTTAGATGGAGGGCAAACTTGGGAATACAAACCAACAACAGGTACAAGTTTTAATCGATTCCAACGTGTAAACGATACATTAATGTATACCTCTGGAACTAATGTTTACAAATATTCGGACCCTTTGCTTTTAAGTATTGAAGACTTTGAAATTACGAAACCTAAAGGCCATTCTATTTCTATAAAAGATTCAAATATTATTAAAGATAATGCTGTTATTAAATTACAATTAATCAATAACACTTATTGTGAGCTTAGTATTTATAATACAATTGGGCAAAGATTAAAAACCTTAACTCAAGGAAAACGAAATGTTGGTGATTATGAAATTCCTTTTAATGTTAACTCCTTAGTAAAAGGACAGTACTTTGTTGTGCTTTATACGTATCATGGTTATGAATCTATCAAGATAGTTGTCGACTAA
- a CDS encoding AraC family transcriptional regulator: MQFKKHKASKAFEHLIAYFWTVKSSEYDLDNPSYKFVPDAYVDWVFHLESPWQCDFPDVENQSKTGQFHVFGQIKKHINLTLPDGDLNVFAIKFHPWVAKQIWNVDMHHLTNGCLNLTDLDLPEMHVLQERIYLANTIEERIKIIETYLLPYANFSDTKSLKHTFSSLTVEANQLKTLNLGIGLRRLEQRFKNEIGISPKLFLRTCRINAVIEKMKENTNQSLTQLALEYNYFDQSHFIKDFKQFTGCNPSQFLKSINPDGDILNLRVKL; this comes from the coding sequence ATGCAATTTAAAAAACACAAAGCATCTAAAGCTTTTGAACATCTTATAGCATATTTCTGGACCGTTAAATCTTCAGAATATGATTTAGATAATCCGTCGTATAAATTCGTTCCAGATGCTTATGTAGATTGGGTGTTTCATTTAGAGTCGCCATGGCAATGTGATTTTCCAGATGTCGAAAATCAATCTAAAACAGGACAGTTTCATGTATTTGGTCAAATAAAAAAACATATCAATTTAACTCTTCCTGATGGAGATTTAAATGTTTTTGCTATCAAGTTTCACCCATGGGTCGCTAAACAAATTTGGAATGTTGATATGCATCACCTCACTAATGGCTGTTTAAATTTAACTGATCTTGATCTTCCTGAAATGCATGTGTTACAAGAACGTATCTATTTAGCTAATACGATTGAAGAAAGGATTAAAATTATTGAAACCTATCTTTTGCCATATGCGAATTTTAGTGATACTAAAAGTTTAAAACATACATTTTCTAGCTTAACTGTTGAAGCCAATCAACTGAAAACACTTAATTTAGGTATTGGTCTTAGGCGTCTTGAACAACGTTTTAAAAATGAAATTGGAATTTCACCTAAACTGTTTTTAAGAACTTGTCGTATCAATGCTGTAATTGAAAAAATGAAAGAAAACACAAATCAATCATTAACTCAATTAGCTTTAGAATACAATTACTTCGATCAGTCTCATTTTATAAAAGATTTCAAACAATTTACTGGATGTAATCCATCACAGTTTTTAAAATCCATCAATCCAGATGGAGATATTCTAAATCTTCGTGTCAAGTTGTGA